One Streptomyces coeruleorubidus DNA segment encodes these proteins:
- a CDS encoding siderophore-interacting protein has protein sequence MGQGRGWEGAVLRLLGAKDFAFTVTDAQDVTPDYRRLRFTDGGLLAATGVHPTMWVRLWFDNAGKPHQRAYTLVDPDPAAGTFGLEFALHEGCAGDWARAAKPGDTIEATVQGTGFEHPDPAPSHVFAVGDPASLPAINSLLDALGSAPATVWFEGGDDALPFRTAPARHELRKVPRQDSGARLVDQVKADLPGLLQGTSDPYVWVACDTATTRSLAAYVRKELGLPKQRVHALGYWRAT, from the coding sequence ATGGGGCAGGGGCGGGGTTGGGAGGGCGCGGTCCTCAGACTGCTGGGGGCGAAGGATTTCGCGTTCACCGTGACCGACGCGCAGGACGTCACCCCGGACTACCGGCGGCTGCGCTTCACCGACGGCGGTCTGCTCGCGGCGACCGGCGTGCACCCGACCATGTGGGTACGGCTGTGGTTCGACAACGCGGGCAAGCCCCACCAGCGGGCCTACACCCTGGTCGACCCGGACCCGGCGGCCGGGACGTTCGGCCTGGAGTTCGCCCTGCACGAGGGCTGCGCCGGCGACTGGGCCAGGGCGGCGAAGCCCGGCGACACCATTGAGGCGACCGTCCAGGGCACCGGCTTCGAGCACCCCGACCCCGCTCCCTCCCACGTCTTCGCCGTCGGCGACCCGGCCTCCCTGCCGGCCATCAACTCCCTCCTGGACGCGCTGGGCTCCGCCCCGGCCACGGTCTGGTTCGAGGGCGGCGACGACGCTCTGCCGTTCCGCACCGCCCCGGCCCGGCACGAGCTGCGCAAGGTGCCGCGCCAGGACTCCGGCGCCCGCCTGGTCGACCAGGTGAAGGCGGACCTGCCCGGCCTGCTCCAGGGCACCTCCGACCCGTACGTCTGGGTCGCCTGCGACACGGCGACGACCCGGTCGCTCGCGGCATACGTCCGCAAGGAGCTGGGCCTGCCCAAGCAGCGGGTGCACGCGCTGGGCTACTGGCGGGCGACGTGA
- a CDS encoding HhH-GPD-type base excision DNA repair protein: MDVTLHLAQDPEADALLGRSPLAALVGMLLDQQIPMEWAFKGPATIAQRLGTDDLDAHEIAVHDPEAFAALLSQKPAVHRYPGSMAKRIQQLCQYLVEHYDGDAEAVWKDAATGKELLKRLAELPGFGKQKAQIFLALLGKQLGVRPPGWQEAAGSYGEPKSFRSVADITGPESLAKVRAHKQQMKAAAKAAKTTGK; this comes from the coding sequence ATGGACGTCACTCTTCACCTCGCCCAGGACCCCGAGGCCGACGCGCTGCTCGGGCGCAGTCCGCTCGCCGCGCTGGTCGGGATGCTGCTGGACCAGCAGATCCCGATGGAGTGGGCGTTCAAGGGTCCGGCGACCATCGCCCAGCGGCTCGGCACGGACGACCTGGACGCGCACGAGATCGCCGTGCACGACCCCGAGGCCTTCGCCGCGCTGCTCTCCCAGAAGCCGGCGGTGCACCGCTACCCGGGCTCCATGGCCAAGCGGATCCAGCAGCTGTGCCAGTACCTCGTCGAGCACTACGACGGTGACGCCGAGGCCGTCTGGAAGGACGCCGCCACCGGCAAGGAACTGCTCAAACGCCTGGCCGAACTGCCCGGCTTCGGCAAGCAGAAGGCCCAGATCTTCCTCGCCCTGCTCGGCAAGCAGCTCGGGGTGCGGCCGCCGGGCTGGCAGGAGGCCGCGGGCTCCTACGGCGAGCCGAAGTCCTTCCGCTCGGTCGCCGACATCACGGGCCCCGAGTCGCTGGCCAAGGTACGTGCCCACAAACAGCAGATGAAGGCAGCGGCCAAGGCCGCGAAGACGACCGGGAAGTAG
- a CDS encoding HdeD family acid-resistance protein produces MTEPPSGSPWDPERGPAHGHAPRPPQGLEPHVPQGPGPDGPHTHGRPGHTPPSPHAPAPPGAQGHWPHDPHAPRGAAQTASPPSSGHESESPFPGPLHHLSRAAWQTVLVTGVTSLVLGLLILVWPGASLFAAGVLFGLYLLVSGILQLASAFGTHRTTALRVLAFISGTLSILLGLFCFRRPMQSILLLALWIGIGWLFRGITQTLAAAHDPAMPARGWQVFLGILTVVAGVVLIDAPFESVAVLTLVGGCWLLAVGAAEIVTALRIRGRRTPSERFSQAVG; encoded by the coding sequence ATGACCGAGCCACCGAGCGGCTCCCCTTGGGACCCGGAGCGCGGGCCCGCACACGGGCATGCGCCCCGCCCGCCCCAGGGTTTGGAACCCCACGTCCCCCAAGGCCCGGGCCCGGACGGCCCTCACACCCACGGACGGCCCGGTCACACCCCTCCCAGCCCACACGCCCCGGCCCCACCCGGCGCACAGGGCCACTGGCCGCACGACCCGCACGCACCCCGGGGCGCCGCGCAGACCGCGAGTCCGCCCTCAAGCGGCCACGAGTCGGAGTCCCCCTTCCCGGGGCCGCTGCACCATCTCTCCCGCGCCGCCTGGCAGACCGTGCTGGTCACCGGGGTCACCTCACTCGTGCTGGGGCTGCTCATCCTGGTCTGGCCGGGCGCTTCCCTGTTCGCCGCCGGGGTGCTGTTCGGGCTGTATCTGCTCGTCAGCGGCATCCTCCAGCTCGCCTCCGCCTTCGGCACGCACCGCACGACCGCCCTGCGCGTCCTCGCCTTCATCAGCGGCACGCTCTCGATCCTGCTCGGCCTGTTCTGCTTCCGCCGCCCCATGCAGTCGATCCTGCTGCTCGCCCTCTGGATCGGCATCGGCTGGCTGTTCCGCGGCATCACCCAGACCCTGGCCGCCGCCCACGACCCGGCGATGCCCGCCCGGGGCTGGCAGGTCTTCCTCGGGATCCTCACCGTCGTCGCCGGCGTCGTCCTCATCGACGCGCCCTTCGAATCCGTCGCCGTCCTCACCCTGGTCGGCGGCTGCTGGCTGCTCGCGGTCGGCGCCGCCGAGATCGTCACGGCCCTGCGCATCCGGGGCCGCCGTACGCCGAGCGAGCGGTTCTCGCAGGCAGTGGGATGA
- a CDS encoding type II toxin-antitoxin system VapB family antitoxin, with the protein MIFKRIGNGRPYPDHGRDSTRQWADVAPRPVRLDQLVTTKQQLDLETLLAEDSTFYGDLFAHVVKWQGDLYLEDGLHRAVRAALQQRQVLHARVLELD; encoded by the coding sequence GTGATCTTCAAGCGCATCGGAAACGGCCGGCCGTACCCCGACCACGGCCGGGACAGCACCCGGCAGTGGGCGGACGTCGCGCCGCGCCCGGTCCGCCTCGATCAGCTCGTGACGACCAAACAGCAGCTCGACCTCGAGACGCTGCTCGCCGAGGACTCGACCTTCTACGGCGACCTCTTCGCGCACGTCGTGAAGTGGCAGGGCGACCTGTACCTGGAGGACGGTCTGCACCGCGCGGTGCGGGCGGCGCTCCAGCAGCGCCAGGTGCTGCACGCACGCGTGCTCGAGCTCGACTGA
- a CDS encoding LytR C-terminal domain-containing protein: MGGKYRIKGNKYPRMRRPRRRGRLVVLVVASAAVLGVGGWGTWQLIDVFTGGGKKASAAGSGTDCAPETKASPSPSPKALPEPRAITVNVLNATARSGLAKKTADELKKRGFKIGDVGNATKQYDKKVKGPGVLLGPASALDTSLPVLGTQLPGAERRTEAARKGAAVDLVIGDGFKELAKRPDADRALTELARPEPAPSSKKGC, translated from the coding sequence ATGGGCGGCAAATACCGCATCAAGGGAAACAAGTACCCGCGGATGCGCCGGCCCCGGCGGCGCGGCAGGCTCGTCGTCCTGGTCGTCGCCTCCGCCGCCGTGCTCGGCGTGGGCGGCTGGGGCACGTGGCAGCTCATCGACGTCTTCACCGGCGGCGGCAAAAAGGCTTCGGCGGCCGGCAGCGGCACGGACTGCGCCCCCGAGACCAAGGCGAGCCCCTCGCCCAGCCCCAAGGCCCTGCCCGAACCGCGCGCGATCACGGTCAACGTGCTCAACGCCACCGCCCGCAGCGGCCTGGCGAAGAAGACCGCCGACGAGCTGAAGAAGCGCGGCTTCAAGATCGGCGACGTGGGCAACGCGACCAAGCAGTACGACAAGAAGGTCAAGGGCCCCGGGGTGCTGCTCGGCCCCGCCTCCGCCCTCGACACCTCGCTGCCGGTGCTCGGCACCCAGCTCCCGGGGGCCGAACGGCGTACCGAGGCGGCCCGCAAGGGCGCTGCCGTCGATCTCGTCATCGGCGACGGCTTCAAGGAGCTGGCGAAGAGGCCGGACGCCGACCGGGCCCTGACCGAGCTGGCCAGGCCCGAGCCGGCGCCGTCGTCGAAGAAGGGCTGCTGA
- the upp gene encoding uracil phosphoribosyltransferase yields the protein MRLHVVDHPLVAHKLTTLRDQRTDSATFRRLADELVTLLAYEATRDVRTEQVDIRTPVATTTGVKLSHPRPLVVPILRAGLGMLDGMVRLLPTAEVGFLGMIRNEETLQASTYATRMPEDLSGRQVYVLDPMLATGGTLVAAIQELMRRGADDVTAVVLLAAPEGVEVMERELAGTPVTVVTASVDERLNEHGYIVPGLGDAGDRMYGAAE from the coding sequence ATGCGTCTCCACGTCGTCGACCACCCCCTGGTCGCCCACAAGCTCACCACGCTGCGCGACCAGCGCACCGACTCCGCGACCTTCCGCCGTCTCGCCGACGAGCTGGTCACCCTGCTCGCCTACGAGGCCACGCGCGACGTGCGCACCGAACAGGTCGACATCCGGACGCCGGTGGCCACGACCACGGGCGTCAAGCTGTCCCACCCGCGTCCACTGGTGGTGCCGATCCTGCGGGCCGGCCTCGGCATGCTGGACGGCATGGTCCGGCTGCTGCCGACCGCCGAGGTGGGCTTCCTCGGCATGATCCGCAACGAGGAGACGCTCCAGGCCTCCACGTACGCCACGCGTATGCCCGAGGACCTGTCGGGACGGCAGGTGTACGTGCTCGACCCGATGCTCGCCACCGGCGGCACGCTGGTCGCGGCGATCCAGGAGCTGATGCGGCGCGGCGCCGACGACGTGACCGCCGTGGTGCTGCTGGCCGCGCCGGAGGGCGTCGAGGTCATGGAGCGCGAGCTGGCGGGCACCCCGGTGACGGTCGTGACCGCGTCGGTCGACGAGCGCCTGAACGAGCACGGCTACATCGTGCCGGGCCTCGGCGACGCGGGGGACCGGATGTACGGGGCGGCCGAGTAG
- a CDS encoding DUF4461 domain-containing protein — MLGGTTSETDAERRRRRARFLRDLAEARELRDRVQPRRVKVARLRHAMRMRTFRW; from the coding sequence ATGCTGGGCGGGACGACGAGCGAGACCGACGCCGAGCGCCGCCGGCGGCGCGCCCGGTTCCTGCGCGATCTGGCCGAGGCCCGGGAGCTGCGCGACCGCGTGCAGCCGCGCCGCGTCAAGGTGGCCCGGCTGCGGCACGCGATGCGCATGCGCACGTTCCGCTGGTAG
- the tadA gene encoding tRNA adenosine(34) deaminase TadA, with the protein MRLALAEAAEAVRGGDVPVGAVVLAPDGTTVLATGHNEREAGGDPTAHAEVLALRRAAAGLGRWRLAGCTLVVTLEPCTMCAGAIQQSRVDRLVYGARDEKAGAAGSLWDLVRDRRLNHRPEVIEGVLAEECAGVLTEFFRGR; encoded by the coding sequence ATGCGACTCGCCCTGGCCGAGGCCGCCGAGGCGGTCCGGGGCGGGGACGTCCCCGTCGGCGCCGTCGTACTGGCCCCGGACGGCACGACCGTGCTCGCGACCGGACACAACGAACGCGAGGCCGGCGGCGACCCGACGGCCCACGCGGAGGTCCTCGCCCTGCGGCGGGCCGCGGCCGGACTCGGCCGGTGGCGGCTCGCCGGCTGCACCCTCGTGGTGACGCTGGAGCCCTGCACGATGTGCGCGGGCGCGATCCAGCAGTCCCGCGTCGACCGGCTCGTCTACGGCGCCCGCGACGAGAAGGCCGGCGCGGCCGGTTCCCTCTGGGACCTCGTCCGCGACCGGCGGCTCAACCACCGGCCCGAGGTGATCGAGGGCGTGCTCGCCGAGGAGTGCGCCGGGGTCCTCACCGAGTTCTTCCGCGGCCGCTGA
- a CDS encoding Dabb family protein, which yields MIRHLVLFKLNEGVERDDPRVVKGVEAFRALDGTIPGIRFWELGWNVSDRPIAHDFAINSAFDDADALRRYVEHPDHQAGVALWREFATWVIADYEF from the coding sequence ATGATCCGCCACCTGGTCCTCTTCAAGCTGAACGAGGGCGTCGAGCGCGACGACCCGCGGGTCGTGAAGGGCGTCGAGGCCTTCCGCGCCCTCGACGGCACGATCCCCGGGATCCGCTTCTGGGAGCTCGGCTGGAACGTCAGCGACCGTCCCATCGCCCATGACTTCGCCATCAACTCGGCCTTCGACGACGCGGACGCGCTGCGGCGGTACGTGGAGCATCCCGACCACCAGGCGGGTGTCGCGCTGTGGCGCGAGTTCGCCACGTGGGTGATCGCCGACTACGAGTTCTGA
- a CDS encoding RNA polymerase sigma factor SigF, with product MELTVLAGTAPQTPSSEPAPQRSRGADTRALTQVLFAQLKELQPGTPEHDRVRGALIEANLPLVRYAAARFRSRNEPMEDVVQVGTIGLINAIDRFDPDRGVQFPTFAMPTVIGEIKRYFRDNVRTVHVPRRLHELWVQVNSATEDLTTAFGRTPTTAEIAERLRITEAEVLSCIEAGRSYHATSLEAAQEGDGLPGLLDRLGYEDPALDGVEHRDLVRHLLVQLPEREQRILLLRYYSNLTQSQISAELGVSQMHVSRLLARSFQRLRSANRIDA from the coding sequence GTGGAGTTGACCGTGCTGGCCGGTACCGCACCTCAGACACCATCCTCGGAACCGGCTCCCCAGCGGAGCCGCGGCGCCGACACCCGCGCCCTCACGCAGGTCCTCTTCGCACAGCTCAAGGAGCTCCAGCCGGGGACGCCGGAGCACGACCGGGTGCGCGGGGCGCTCATCGAGGCCAACCTGCCGCTCGTGCGCTACGCGGCCGCCCGGTTCCGCTCCCGCAACGAGCCGATGGAGGACGTCGTCCAGGTCGGCACCATCGGGCTCATCAACGCCATCGACCGCTTCGACCCGGACCGGGGTGTGCAGTTCCCGACGTTCGCGATGCCGACGGTGATCGGCGAGATCAAGCGCTACTTCCGCGACAACGTCCGTACGGTCCATGTGCCGCGCCGGCTGCACGAGCTGTGGGTACAGGTCAACAGCGCGACCGAGGACCTCACGACCGCCTTCGGACGCACCCCGACCACGGCCGAGATCGCCGAGCGGCTGCGCATCACCGAGGCCGAGGTGCTGTCCTGCATCGAGGCCGGGCGGTCGTATCACGCGACCTCTCTCGAAGCCGCGCAGGAGGGCGACGGGCTGCCGGGGCTGCTGGACCGGCTCGGTTACGAGGATCCCGCGCTGGACGGGGTGGAGCACCGGGATCTCGTACGGCATCTGCTCGTACAACTGCCCGAAAGGGAGCAGCGGATTCTGCTGCTGCGGTACTACAGCAATCTCACGCAGTCTCAGATCAGCGCGGAACTCGGCGTATCACAGATGCATGTCTCGCGGCTACTCGCGCGTAGCTTCCAGCGGTTGCGGTCCGCGAACCGGATCGACGCGTAG
- a CDS encoding RNA polymerase sigma factor SigF has product MSAEQGSSKVLTLAESDKAPHALDSLGPIDDVPAELATEPAPVLPAAGAIDTRTLSRSLFLRLAALDEDSPERAYVRDTLIELNLPLVRYAAARFRSRNEPMEDIVQVGTIGLIKAIDRFDCERGVEFPTFAMPTVVGEIKRFFRDTSWSVRVPRRLQELRLALTKASDELSQKLDRSPTVTELASVLGVSEEDVVDGLAVGNAYTASSLDSPAPEDDGGEGSLADRLGYEDSALEGVEYRESLKPLLAKLPPRERRIIMLRFFANMTQSQIGEEVGISQMHVSRLLTRTLAQLREGLISD; this is encoded by the coding sequence ATGTCCGCAGAACAGGGCAGCTCGAAGGTGCTCACGCTCGCGGAGAGCGACAAAGCTCCCCATGCTCTCGACTCACTCGGCCCCATCGACGACGTTCCGGCCGAGCTCGCGACCGAGCCCGCCCCGGTGCTTCCGGCCGCGGGGGCCATCGACACCCGCACCCTGTCCCGCTCCCTGTTCCTGCGGCTGGCCGCGCTCGACGAGGACAGCCCCGAGCGTGCGTACGTCCGTGACACGCTGATCGAGCTCAACCTGCCGCTGGTGCGGTACGCGGCGGCGCGGTTCCGCTCCCGCAACGAGCCGATGGAGGACATCGTCCAGGTCGGCACGATCGGGCTGATCAAGGCGATCGACCGGTTCGACTGCGAACGGGGCGTCGAGTTCCCCACGTTCGCGATGCCAACCGTCGTGGGTGAGATCAAGCGGTTCTTCCGCGACACGTCGTGGTCGGTGCGGGTGCCGCGCCGGCTTCAGGAGCTGCGGCTGGCCCTGACGAAGGCCAGTGACGAGCTCTCGCAGAAGCTGGACCGCTCGCCGACGGTCACCGAACTCGCGTCCGTGCTCGGGGTGTCCGAGGAGGACGTCGTCGACGGGCTGGCGGTGGGGAACGCGTACACGGCGTCCTCGCTGGACTCCCCGGCGCCGGAGGACGACGGCGGCGAGGGCTCGCTGGCGGATCGGCTGGGGTACGAGGACAGCGCCCTGGAGGGCGTCGAGTACCGGGAGTCGCTGAAGCCGCTGCTGGCCAAACTGCCGCCCCGTGAGCGGCGGATCATCATGCTGCGGTTCTTCGCGAACATGACCCAGTCGCAGATCGGCGAGGAGGTCGGCATCTCACAGATGCACGTGTCCCGCCTGCTCACGAGGACACTGGCGCAGCTGAGGGAAGGCCTCATCTCGGACTGA
- a CDS encoding MarR family winged helix-turn-helix transcriptional regulator, with protein MAERAQYEELVRQFSAFGAVKRELGRIMPAHCPGGSAAVLTLLGRHGDMRMSKLAELLAVDMSVTSRHVAHVVARGWIERSPDPADKRSRILRLTPAGHAQLDELSRRTTEVLAERLSDWTDEDVGRLTDLMARLRESFDCRPAPRAAPPAVAQTTRTPAST; from the coding sequence ATGGCCGAGAGGGCGCAGTACGAAGAGCTGGTCCGCCAGTTCAGTGCCTTCGGCGCCGTGAAGCGGGAGCTCGGCCGGATCATGCCGGCCCACTGCCCCGGCGGTTCGGCGGCCGTACTGACACTGCTGGGCCGGCACGGCGACATGCGCATGAGCAAGCTCGCCGAGCTGCTCGCGGTGGACATGTCGGTCACCAGCCGCCACGTCGCGCACGTCGTGGCCCGGGGCTGGATCGAACGCTCCCCCGACCCCGCAGACAAGCGCTCCCGCATCCTGCGCCTCACACCCGCGGGCCACGCACAGCTCGACGAGCTGTCCCGGCGGACCACCGAGGTCCTCGCCGAGCGCCTGAGCGACTGGACCGACGAGGACGTCGGCCGGCTCACGGACCTGATGGCGCGGCTGAGGGAGAGCTTCGACTGCCGCCCCGCGCCCCGGGCGGCACCACCCGCTGTCGCACAGACCACCCGTACACCCGCAAGCACGTAA
- a CDS encoding MFS transporter, which produces MATTTPAGVRAHAKHGGGSHGSSGGGAPMTHRQIMEALTGLLLGMFVAILSSTIVSNALPRIIGDLGGGQSAYTWVVTASLLTMTASTPLWGKLADLFSKKLLIQLALVVFVLGSAAAGMSQNPGMLITFRAVQGIGMGGLSALAQIIMAAMISPRERGRYNGYLGAVFATAMVGGPLVGGVITDTDWLGWRWCFYVGVPFAVIALIVLQKTLHLPVVKRKVKVDWAGAFFITAAVCLLLVWVTFAGDKYDWVSWQTYAMVGGSVVLLALFVLIEAKASEPIIPLRLFRNRTITLASLASLFVGVAMFAGTVFFSQYFQLARDKSPTMSGVMTIPMIAGLFVSSTVSGQVITRTGRWKAWLVAGGVLVTAGLGLLSTIRYDTEYWHIAIFMALMGLGIGMMMQNLVLCTQNQVEPGDLGAASSTVTFFRSLGGAVGVSALGAVLGNKITDYVKDGLADLGAKGAALGHAGTGEGNIPDLGAMPAPIRTVVESAYGHGVADVFLYSAPLALLALLVSLFIKEVPLRTKGGLAQAADADARAEAPAEAAAEAPAAEKAVPSWAVADTEAADGTGPEGTQRLAAVATAARPDVASGGVPVRGFVRGAESAPVPQAAVTLISLAGRQLGRSVAQADGSYALDAPGAGSFVLIASADGYQPQASTVVVNGEPVAYDILLSGTSGLTGLVRAAGGGQPVKDAMVIVTDVRGDLLATGTAGEQGEFSFAELVPGAVTVAVNAAGYRPRALPVEVGGTGVTRVEIDLDSGARVQGVVRAPHGPLADARVTLVDQAGNVVGSATTGTDGAYAFTDLDGGEYTVIATGYPPVATALTVTGRGTDAHDIELAHPGE; this is translated from the coding sequence ATGGCAACGACCACACCAGCCGGTGTGCGGGCTCATGCCAAGCACGGGGGAGGCTCCCACGGCTCCTCCGGCGGCGGCGCTCCGATGACGCACCGGCAGATCATGGAGGCCCTCACCGGCCTCCTGCTCGGCATGTTCGTCGCGATCCTGTCCTCGACGATCGTCTCCAACGCCCTGCCCCGGATCATCGGCGACCTCGGCGGCGGCCAGAGCGCCTACACCTGGGTCGTGACCGCGTCCCTGCTGACGATGACCGCGTCCACGCCGCTGTGGGGCAAGCTCGCCGACCTGTTCTCCAAGAAGCTGCTGATCCAGCTCGCCCTGGTCGTCTTCGTGCTGGGCTCGGCGGCGGCCGGCATGTCGCAGAACCCCGGCATGCTCATCACGTTCCGCGCGGTCCAGGGCATCGGCATGGGCGGTCTGTCCGCGCTGGCCCAGATCATCATGGCGGCGATGATCTCGCCGCGGGAGCGCGGGCGTTACAACGGCTACCTGGGTGCCGTGTTCGCCACGGCCATGGTCGGCGGTCCGCTGGTCGGCGGTGTCATCACCGACACCGACTGGCTCGGCTGGCGCTGGTGTTTCTACGTCGGCGTGCCCTTCGCCGTGATCGCCCTGATCGTGCTCCAGAAGACCCTGCACCTGCCCGTGGTGAAGCGGAAGGTCAAGGTCGACTGGGCCGGCGCCTTCTTCATCACCGCGGCCGTCTGCCTGCTGCTGGTCTGGGTGACCTTCGCCGGTGACAAGTACGACTGGGTGTCGTGGCAGACGTACGCGATGGTCGGCGGCTCGGTCGTGCTGCTGGCGCTGTTCGTCCTGATCGAGGCGAAGGCGAGCGAGCCGATCATCCCGCTGCGGCTGTTCCGCAACCGGACCATCACGCTGGCGTCGCTGGCGTCGCTGTTCGTCGGTGTCGCGATGTTCGCGGGGACCGTGTTCTTCAGCCAGTACTTCCAGCTGGCGCGGGACAAGTCGCCGACGATGTCCGGCGTCATGACCATCCCGATGATCGCGGGCCTGTTCGTCTCCTCCACCGTCTCCGGCCAGGTCATCACCCGGACCGGGCGCTGGAAGGCGTGGCTGGTCGCCGGCGGTGTGCTGGTGACCGCGGGCCTCGGCCTGCTGAGCACGATCCGGTACGACACCGAGTACTGGCACATAGCGATCTTCATGGCGCTGATGGGCCTCGGCATCGGCATGATGATGCAGAACCTGGTGCTCTGCACGCAGAACCAGGTGGAGCCGGGCGACCTGGGCGCCGCCAGCTCCACGGTGACGTTCTTCCGGTCCCTGGGCGGTGCCGTGGGCGTCTCGGCGCTGGGCGCCGTCCTGGGCAACAAGATCACCGACTACGTCAAGGACGGTCTCGCCGACCTCGGCGCCAAGGGCGCGGCCCTCGGTCACGCCGGCACGGGCGAGGGCAACATCCCCGACCTCGGTGCGATGCCCGCGCCGATCCGCACCGTCGTGGAGAGCGCCTACGGCCACGGCGTCGCGGACGTGTTCCTCTACTCGGCTCCGCTGGCGCTGCTCGCGCTGCTGGTGTCGCTGTTCATCAAGGAGGTCCCGTTGAGGACGAAGGGTGGGCTGGCGCAGGCGGCGGACGCCGACGCCCGCGCGGAGGCTCCCGCCGAGGCGGCCGCCGAGGCTCCCGCCGCGGAGAAGGCCGTGCCGAGCTGGGCCGTGGCGGACACCGAGGCCGCCGACGGCACCGGGCCCGAGGGCACGCAGCGGCTCGCCGCCGTCGCCACGGCGGCCCGTCCGGACGTGGCCTCCGGCGGTGTCCCCGTGCGCGGTTTCGTCCGTGGCGCCGAGTCCGCGCCCGTGCCGCAGGCCGCCGTCACGCTGATCTCGCTGGCCGGGCGTCAGCTGGGCCGGTCCGTGGCGCAGGCCGACGGCTCCTACGCCCTCGACGCGCCGGGCGCCGGGTCGTTCGTGCTGATCGCGTCCGCCGACGGCTACCAGCCGCAGGCGTCCACGGTCGTGGTGAACGGCGAGCCGGTCGCCTACGACATCCTGCTCAGCGGCACCAGCGGGCTGACCGGCCTGGTGCGGGCCGCCGGGGGCGGGCAGCCGGTCAAGGACGCGATGGTGATCGTGACCGATGTGCGCGGGGATCTGCTGGCCACCGGGACGGCCGGTGAGCAGGGCGAGTTCTCCTTCGCCGAGCTGGTGCCGGGCGCGGTGACCGTCGCGGTGAACGCCGCCGGGTACCGGCCGCGCGCCCTGCCCGTCGAGGTGGGCGGCACCGGGGTCACCCGGGTCGAGATCGACCTGGACTCGGGCGCCCGCGTCCAGGGTGTCGTCCGCGCCCCGCACGGCCCGCTGGCCGACGCCCGGGTGACGCTGGTCGACCAGGCGGGCAACGTCGTCGGCTCGGCCACGACCGGCACGGACGGGGCGTACGCCTTCACCGACCTGGACGGCGGCGAGTACACCGTCATCGCCACGGGCTACCCGCCGGTGGCCACCGCCCTGACGGTCACGGGCCGCGGCACCGACGCCCACGACATCGAACTCGCCCACCCCGGCGAGTAG
- a CDS encoding YceI family protein produces the protein MRLTARIRTRDGWAVSHAVVTVADMTGAQALRAEADAEGAVRDATPLEPGAYTVIVTAVGYAPAASSVIVTASGLAEVGTVTLARQGGTELPPPGPWTVDPVHSSVAAVAQHLGISSVHGRFTEFSGSIEIAPDDVTKSRVEAVIRAASVDTGNGMRDGHLKSPDFLDVERFPEITYRSTGLTATGSDRWTVHGELGMHGVVRPVDLDLTYLGTGPDPWGGTRAAFRATTELHREDFAMNYNQVLQAGITAIGTTLRVELDIQAVQGESLPAA, from the coding sequence ATGAGACTGACCGCGAGGATCCGTACCCGGGACGGTTGGGCCGTGTCGCACGCGGTCGTCACCGTAGCCGACATGACCGGCGCGCAGGCGCTGCGTGCCGAGGCCGACGCGGAGGGCGCCGTACGGGACGCGACGCCGCTGGAGCCGGGGGCGTACACCGTCATCGTCACGGCCGTCGGGTACGCGCCCGCGGCCTCCAGTGTGATCGTCACGGCGAGCGGGCTGGCCGAGGTCGGCACGGTGACGCTGGCGCGGCAGGGCGGCACCGAGCTGCCGCCGCCGGGGCCGTGGACCGTCGACCCGGTGCACTCCAGCGTGGCCGCCGTGGCCCAGCACCTGGGCATCTCCAGCGTGCACGGCCGGTTCACGGAGTTCTCCGGCTCGATCGAGATCGCCCCGGACGACGTCACCAAGTCCCGTGTGGAGGCGGTGATCCGGGCCGCGTCCGTCGACACCGGCAACGGCATGCGCGACGGGCACCTGAAATCGCCGGACTTCCTGGACGTCGAGCGGTTCCCCGAGATCACCTACCGGTCCACGGGGCTCACGGCGACCGGCTCCGACCGGTGGACCGTCCACGGTGAGCTGGGCATGCACGGGGTCGTACGGCCCGTGGACCTGGACCTGACCTACCTCGGCACGGGTCCGGACCCCTGGGGCGGCACCCGCGCGGCGTTCCGTGCCACGACCGAACTGCACCGCGAGGACTTCGCGATGAACTACAACCAGGTCCTCCAGGCCGGCATCACCGCCATCGGTACGACGCTCAGGGTGGAGCTGGACATCCAGGCCGTGCAGGGCGAGTCACTTCCGGCTGCCTGA